From Aliarcobacter butzleri, the proteins below share one genomic window:
- a CDS encoding F0F1 ATP synthase subunit B: protein MKRILLLGLALAPVALFASQGAVETDIVQRTVNFIIFAAILWYLLADKIKAFFANRTLSIQAELDKVQETLKASQDKVTDAQKKLEEARKLAAEIIESAKTDIDSVKQKVTTAVDADITNLNRNLEEMMKIETSKAKKQVVAEVLEELLSSENIKLTQQELVDVVLKKVA, encoded by the coding sequence ATGAAAAGAATTTTATTACTTGGGTTAGCTTTAGCTCCTGTTGCATTATTTGCAAGCCAAGGTGCGGTAGAGACTGATATAGTACAAAGAACCGTTAACTTTATTATATTTGCTGCGATTTTATGGTATTTACTTGCTGATAAAATTAAAGCATTTTTTGCTAATAGAACTTTATCTATTCAAGCAGAACTTGATAAAGTTCAAGAAACTTTAAAAGCTTCTCAAGATAAAGTTACAGATGCACAAAAAAAATTAGAAGAAGCAAGAAAACTTGCTGCAGAGATTATTGAAAGTGCGAAAACTGATATTGATTCAGTTAAGCAAAAAGTTACAACTGCTGTAGATGCAGATATTACTAATCTAAATAGAAATTTAGAAGAGATGATGAAAATTGAGACATCAAAAGCTAAGAAACAAGTTGTTGCTGAAGTTCTTGAAGAGCTATTAAGTTCTGAAAATATTAAATTGACTCAACAAGAGTTAGTAGATGTTGTTCTTAAGA